The proteins below come from a single uncultured Carboxylicivirga sp. genomic window:
- a CDS encoding SusD/RagB family nutrient-binding outer membrane lipoprotein, whose product MKNTIITLLSAVFLLYVTGCTDDFDEINTNPNTLTSDQLDASMAGPSFANAQYKGLGNASWSIPGDDHGTYGLATMLHSMLFVHYFSCQSPGWQTERNGINDGWRSRGWLRFYTLAVPSLRNAYTAAEGNAEATAVLDIWNAFMFHRMTDSWGPVAYSEAGLGGTSIAYDAQKDMYDGFFDLLENANNTLSGVNGTVGVFRDFDAIYGGDSELWRKFANSLRLRLALRISDVDPARAKSIAEAAVAAGVMESNDDCAFFKATSDTYNNFIEIAGGWGFYMTADMESILSGYNDPRLSIWYTSNEDGQYVGQPNGGGTIRDWDEDKLSELNRESVFSDSNTKDIEVMMAAESYFSRAECALKGWNMNGSAKDLYEEGVRLSLNQWGVTDGETVDTYLAGTSTGAVPTLADEYTKVGKSTTPPVDVPVAWASTQAEQLKQIAVQKYLALFPESWETWSDLRRSDADILYPLLYTEDADQNDGLMRRLTYVPSEYSTNKAAVDAAVSTLNGGADKGSVRVWWDVN is encoded by the coding sequence AATACACTTACTTCTGATCAGTTGGATGCCTCAATGGCCGGACCTTCGTTTGCCAATGCTCAATATAAGGGTTTGGGAAACGCATCATGGAGTATACCTGGTGACGATCATGGTACATATGGTTTAGCTACCATGTTACACTCAATGCTTTTTGTACACTATTTCTCTTGTCAATCACCAGGATGGCAAACAGAACGTAATGGTATTAACGATGGTTGGAGAAGTCGTGGTTGGTTACGTTTTTATACATTAGCTGTTCCATCGTTGCGTAATGCTTACACTGCAGCAGAAGGAAATGCTGAAGCAACAGCTGTATTGGATATCTGGAATGCATTTATGTTTCACCGTATGACCGACTCATGGGGACCTGTAGCTTATTCAGAAGCAGGACTTGGGGGTACTTCTATTGCATATGATGCTCAAAAAGATATGTACGACGGGTTTTTCGATTTATTAGAAAATGCCAATAATACTTTGAGCGGTGTGAATGGAACAGTTGGTGTTTTTCGCGATTTCGATGCTATTTATGGTGGTGATTCTGAGCTTTGGAGAAAATTCGCCAATTCATTACGCCTTCGTTTAGCGCTTCGTATTTCAGATGTAGATCCTGCAAGAGCTAAAAGTATTGCAGAAGCTGCTGTAGCTGCAGGTGTAATGGAAAGTAATGATGATTGTGCATTCTTTAAAGCTACCTCTGATACTTACAATAACTTTATTGAAATTGCTGGTGGATGGGGATTTTATATGACTGCTGATATGGAAAGTATCTTAAGTGGTTATAACGACCCTCGCTTATCTATTTGGTATACTTCTAATGAGGATGGACAATATGTTGGCCAGCCTAATGGAGGTGGAACCATTCGCGATTGGGATGAAGATAAGTTAAGTGAATTAAACAGAGAATCAGTATTTAGCGATTCAAATACTAAAGATATCGAAGTGATGATGGCAGCTGAATCATATTTCTCTCGTGCTGAATGTGCATTGAAAGGATGGAATATGAATGGAAGTGCTAAAGATCTTTACGAAGAAGGTGTTCGTCTTTCATTAAATCAATGGGGAGTAACCGATGGAGAAACTGTTGATACTTATTTAGCGGGTACTTCTACTGGTGCAGTACCAACTTTAGCTGACGAATATACAAAAGTGGGAAAAAGTACAACACCTCCTGTTGATGTACCTGTAGCATGGGCCAGTACTCAAGCAGAGCAATTAAAACAAATTGCTGTTCAAAAATATTTGGCTCTTTTCCCTGAATCATGGGAGACCTGGTCGGACTTACGTCGTTCAGATGCTGATATTCTTTATCCTTTGTTGTATACTGAAGATGCCGATCAAAACGATGGTTTAATGAGACGTTTAACTTATGTGCCATCTGAATATAGTACTAACAAAGCGGCTGTTGATGCTGCAGTAAGTACATTAAATGGTGGAGCTGATAAAGGTAGCGTTCGTGTTTGGTGGGATGTTAACTAA